A stretch of Spirosoma oryzicola DNA encodes these proteins:
- a CDS encoding GumC family protein has product MVTNPNPYTPYQAYEIEPQVNLRAMLMRYVRNWPWFVASLILALAAAYVYSLYQSPVYKVQASLLIKDEKKGMSQESLMKELDLFSSSKVVENEMEILKSFTLMDRVVNNLGLDVRYYHPTKTVNKEIYNESPIRLLVEKPVSELYNEELEISFVDGKTVKLNGTAYPVNQSIKTPYGQLRVFARKPLTSALEPVIVAVADHAGAVEGYLAGLKVEPTAKQSTVLVMTLEETVPDKGEAILNQLISEYNREAIVDKNKEANNTLNFIEDRLALISGELSTVEKEVELYKSTQGITDLSVQAQTFLTTVKENDTQLTETNMRLNALNDIERYIQHQSNEKGLAPATLGFSDPILTGLLTKVAELELKREEVSRTMSPNNPLLQSLDSQLKTMKASIGENVQTIRQQLTSNQNQLVANNKRIESMIRTVPGKERALLNITRQQAIKNGLYTYLLQKREETALSAASTVSDSRTVDAARTGSKPIKPVKLMIFALFAAFGMLVPVGFITAKDALNNRVLRRSDVEDVTQIPILGEVVKSRQLTADNLVFRPRMQSVVGEQIRAIRTNLQFLRSDPHDSQVLLFTSSISGEGKSFISLNLGASLALVDRPTVILEMDLRKPKLHKSLHIENRAGLSNYLIGEATIDELLQPIMGYENYYIITAGPLPPNPAELLSSPRLAQLFSELKERFDYVLVDSPPVGLVTDSQLIAPFADATMFLVRHDHTPKNHLKMVDTLYKENRFQKLSIILNGVGEGESYYYNYSYGDYYGGSPKKGQLESGA; this is encoded by the coding sequence ATGGTTACGAATCCAAACCCATATACTCCTTACCAGGCTTACGAGATCGAGCCACAGGTTAACCTCCGTGCCATGCTCATGCGGTATGTGCGCAACTGGCCCTGGTTCGTGGCTTCGCTGATTCTGGCGCTGGCGGCTGCCTACGTGTATTCGCTGTACCAGTCGCCGGTCTATAAAGTGCAGGCCAGTCTGTTGATCAAAGACGAAAAGAAAGGCATGTCGCAGGAGAGCCTGATGAAAGAGCTTGACCTGTTCAGCAGCAGTAAGGTTGTAGAGAATGAAATGGAGATTCTCAAATCCTTCACGCTGATGGACCGGGTTGTGAATAACCTGGGACTGGATGTTCGGTATTACCATCCGACAAAGACCGTCAACAAAGAGATTTACAATGAATCACCCATTCGGTTGCTGGTCGAGAAGCCGGTTTCGGAGCTGTACAACGAAGAACTGGAAATTTCCTTTGTGGACGGGAAGACGGTAAAGCTGAACGGAACGGCTTATCCCGTGAATCAAAGCATCAAGACGCCTTACGGCCAGCTACGCGTATTTGCCCGTAAGCCCTTGACAAGTGCTCTGGAACCCGTTATTGTCGCAGTAGCCGATCATGCCGGTGCGGTAGAAGGCTACTTGGCCGGATTGAAAGTAGAGCCAACGGCGAAACAATCGACGGTATTGGTGATGACGCTCGAAGAAACCGTACCGGACAAGGGCGAAGCGATTCTGAACCAGTTGATCAGCGAGTACAACCGGGAAGCCATCGTTGACAAAAACAAAGAAGCCAACAACACGCTCAACTTTATTGAAGACCGGTTGGCCCTGATTTCGGGTGAACTGTCAACCGTTGAGAAAGAGGTTGAACTGTATAAATCAACGCAGGGCATTACGGACCTAAGCGTACAGGCGCAAACGTTTCTGACAACGGTCAAAGAAAACGATACACAACTGACGGAGACGAACATGCGGCTCAACGCCCTGAACGATATTGAGCGGTATATTCAACATCAATCGAATGAAAAAGGATTAGCACCGGCCACGCTAGGATTCAGTGATCCGATTTTGACGGGCCTGCTGACGAAAGTAGCCGAACTGGAATTGAAGCGGGAAGAAGTATCGCGCACCATGTCGCCGAATAACCCGTTGCTGCAATCGCTGGATAGCCAGCTGAAAACGATGAAGGCCAGCATTGGCGAAAACGTTCAGACGATTCGCCAGCAGCTGACCAGCAATCAGAATCAGTTGGTTGCGAACAACAAGCGCATCGAAAGCATGATCCGTACAGTTCCCGGCAAAGAGCGCGCGCTCCTGAACATAACCCGCCAACAGGCGATCAAAAACGGGCTGTATACGTACCTGCTGCAAAAGCGGGAAGAAACGGCTTTGTCGGCGGCTTCGACCGTATCGGACAGCCGGACGGTGGATGCGGCTCGGACCGGTAGTAAACCCATCAAGCCGGTTAAGCTAATGATCTTTGCCTTGTTTGCTGCCTTCGGTATGCTGGTTCCGGTCGGATTCATTACGGCTAAAGATGCCCTGAACAACCGCGTATTGCGTCGTTCGGACGTAGAAGACGTAACCCAGATTCCAATTTTGGGCGAAGTCGTAAAAAGCCGTCAGCTAACGGCGGATAACCTGGTATTCAGACCACGGATGCAGTCGGTTGTTGGCGAACAAATCCGGGCCATTCGAACGAACCTCCAGTTTTTACGGTCTGACCCGCACGACAGTCAGGTGCTGCTCTTTACGTCCAGCATCAGCGGAGAAGGCAAGTCGTTTATTTCGTTGAACCTGGGGGCTAGTCTGGCGCTGGTAGATCGCCCGACGGTGATTCTGGAAATGGATTTGCGGAAGCCCAAGCTGCACAAGAGCCTGCATATCGAAAACCGGGCCGGGCTGAGTAACTACCTGATTGGCGAAGCTACCATTGATGAGTTGTTACAACCCATCATGGGGTACGAGAACTATTACATCATTACGGCGGGTCCGCTGCCACCAAACCCGGCTGAGTTGTTGAGTTCGCCCCGACTGGCTCAACTGTTCAGCGAATTGAAAGAGCGGTTCGACTACGTCCTCGTTGATTCGCCCCCGGTAGGTTTGGTAACCGACTCACAATTGATTGCTCCCTTTGCCGATGCTACGATGTTCCTGGTGCGCCATGACCACACGCCAAAGAACCACCTGAAAATGGTTGATACGCTGTACAAGGAAAATCGCTTTCAGAAACTAAGCATTATCCTGAACGGTGTAGGCGAGGGCGAATCGTATTACTACAACTACAGCTACGGCGATTACTACGGCGGCTCACCCAAAAAAGGCCAATTGGAGAGCGGTGCTTAA
- a CDS encoding sugar transferase, which translates to MIPLVGIIIRLTSAGPVLYIQKRTGYRGIAFNCLKFRTMTHNPAASFKQAIKNDSRVTPIGRFLRRTNLDEMPQFLNVLKGDMSIVGPRPHALQHSAQFWNTMPEYRKRYRVRPGITGLAQVRGCRGETNEDIKMVHRVKYDRFYNRRKSSCLDLWICWLTIKSMVRGNANVW; encoded by the coding sequence ATGATTCCCCTCGTGGGAATCATCATTCGACTAACCTCGGCAGGACCAGTGCTGTACATCCAGAAGCGAACGGGCTATCGGGGAATCGCCTTCAACTGCCTAAAGTTTCGGACCATGACCCATAACCCGGCTGCATCTTTCAAACAAGCAATCAAGAATGACAGTCGGGTAACACCGATTGGTCGATTCTTACGAAGAACCAATCTGGACGAGATGCCTCAATTCTTGAACGTACTGAAAGGCGACATGAGCATTGTAGGCCCTAGACCACACGCGTTGCAACATAGCGCTCAGTTCTGGAACACCATGCCAGAATATAGAAAACGATATCGCGTTAGGCCAGGAATAACAGGACTAGCACAGGTTCGAGGCTGCCGTGGAGAAACAAACGAAGATATCAAAATGGTGCATCGCGTAAAGTATGATCGTTTTTATAATAGGAGAAAGTCTTCATGTCTAGACTTGTGGATTTGTTGGCTAACAATAAAATCTATGGTAAGAGGAAATGCAAACGTGTGGTAA
- a CDS encoding hybrid sensor histidine kinase/response regulator transcription factor, which translates to MSPVVAQSTTVRFNHLSSKDGLSHNSVNCILQDRDGFMWFGTNEGLNKYDGYAFTVVQPDSAAQLTSLHSSRIAGLCEDRHGRLWAATEGGGLYEVDKKRGRMTQHPIRTQNAHRWNNQLSVYEDSQGFLWLSTYNGLVRYDPSAQRFRLYPTPQRDMPIKSVFEDPQHRLWVGTLKGLYQFDRAMGRYTLLSYMTKTGNEPVFNSFHLDKNQTLWLGTAGDGIFQLDLRRPSLQLVPYNPGGNLNRYVCLNTVQADAQGLIWIGTTNGLQRIHPTLHQITTLRPQGDQPNGLSSANVQAVYIDRSGTIWVGTDNGIDEQASNRKAFTTYQVKPSLGTANLLDNKVNTLLIDPKNQLWLSNQFSVYRIDASRKHASVVPPQTLGSTAQHTNYYFSLLPDGTTGMWLGTWDGLYHYSQTTGRFTAYPSEVPGQLLSRAPDGKIWLGGEGGIASFDPGTRQYTYYKYDPANPTGLSDKFVYALLASRTGAIWVGINGKGISRLDPTTSRFTHFSAGTKPNQLNSNEILTFYEDRQGIIWSGTNQSGLNRFDPQTGHFSSITTENGLPSNRVVAITGDNAGFLWLSTNKGLCRYDPRTKTVRTYDSNAGLPSNEFLENAVFNEGNRVYFGSLNGLVSFNPDSIQANDKSFPVTITDFKVKNQSRPLLDTLIQLDHDENFLSFEFAALTYTLPQQSQYAYQLVGIDKTWIPSGTRHFANYTNLSPGDYTFRVKAASNDGLWSANNAVVHLRIQSPWWATYWAYGFYLLAFGGMIWAYLRFQTDRIRQRQEIALRRSEAEQLQAVNEIKNRFFANITHEFRTPLSLIISPVEKLIQESAVNPSTRQTLSLVNRNAQHLLRLINQLMDLAKLEAASMPVTLMHGELDDFVQQLVDSFGPAAEHKAIALTYTSELSSSRQQFDADKWEKIIVNLLSNAVKFTPSGGRITISLKPLDGVITDEKTTLQLVVSDTGTGIPAESLHHVFDRFYQVDSSHTRAYEGTGIGLALVKELIELMGGTIAVDSQVGVGTTFTILLPVELATTEEGIVSPRPSTPIHSVSDLLPDLIPGSSGVMPDTASVDVSSAPLLLLVEDNHDLREFMAAELATAYRVMSAPNGQEGWQLVQAELPDVVISDVMMPLMDGYELTRNIKSHPETDHIAVLLLTAKSSHPSRLEGLQEGADDYLNKPFNLDELRLRLRNLISRQQKLSEQYRQQLAQPDAPTLPEDTKNPFLDQIYALLEEHLGLSDSTLTVDWLAENMAMSRKTLYRKLGSLTDLAPNELIRNYRLRKAVDLLRAGHSASETAYLVGFKTPSHFTTVFKEYYKKTPSDFLSN; encoded by the coding sequence TTGTCGCCTGTTGTTGCGCAGTCAACCACGGTTCGATTCAACCACCTCTCCAGCAAAGACGGTCTCTCGCATAACTCCGTCAACTGCATCCTTCAGGACCGCGACGGCTTTATGTGGTTTGGTACCAACGAGGGCCTGAATAAGTACGATGGGTACGCGTTTACGGTCGTTCAACCGGATTCAGCTGCGCAGCTGACCAGCCTGCACAGCAGTCGGATAGCCGGGCTTTGCGAAGATCGGCACGGTCGGCTTTGGGCAGCTACCGAAGGCGGGGGCCTGTACGAGGTTGACAAAAAAAGAGGACGGATGACCCAGCATCCGATCCGTACGCAGAACGCGCACCGGTGGAACAACCAGCTGTCGGTGTATGAAGACAGTCAGGGTTTTCTTTGGCTAAGTACCTATAACGGACTGGTTCGCTACGATCCGTCGGCCCAGCGCTTCCGCCTGTATCCAACGCCCCAGCGCGATATGCCCATCAAAAGCGTATTTGAAGATCCGCAACACCGATTGTGGGTCGGTACGTTGAAAGGACTGTATCAATTCGATCGGGCAATGGGTCGGTATACGCTACTGAGCTACATGACCAAAACAGGTAACGAGCCTGTTTTCAACTCGTTCCATCTGGACAAAAATCAAACGCTCTGGCTCGGCACGGCTGGCGACGGCATTTTTCAACTCGACCTACGTCGTCCTTCGCTGCAATTGGTACCGTACAACCCAGGTGGCAATCTCAACCGGTATGTTTGTTTGAACACTGTACAAGCTGATGCGCAGGGTCTTATCTGGATCGGCACGACAAACGGTTTGCAGCGTATTCATCCCACTCTTCACCAGATCACCACACTCCGACCGCAGGGTGATCAGCCCAACGGACTAAGCAGCGCGAATGTTCAGGCGGTATATATCGACCGAAGCGGTACAATCTGGGTGGGTACGGACAATGGAATCGATGAACAGGCTTCGAACCGAAAAGCGTTTACTACTTATCAGGTAAAACCCAGTCTTGGCACGGCCAATCTGCTGGACAACAAAGTAAATACGCTGCTGATCGATCCCAAAAATCAATTATGGCTCAGCAATCAGTTTTCGGTATACCGTATCGACGCATCCCGCAAGCACGCATCTGTAGTTCCGCCCCAGACGTTGGGCAGCACGGCTCAGCATACGAATTATTATTTCTCGCTGCTGCCCGATGGCACAACGGGTATGTGGCTCGGCACCTGGGATGGTCTTTATCACTACAGTCAGACAACCGGACGATTTACAGCGTATCCATCCGAGGTTCCCGGTCAATTACTCAGTCGCGCTCCCGACGGTAAGATCTGGCTCGGCGGTGAAGGCGGCATCGCTTCCTTTGACCCCGGTACGCGTCAGTATACGTACTATAAGTATGACCCGGCCAATCCAACCGGGCTATCCGATAAGTTCGTTTATGCGCTGCTGGCCAGCCGAACTGGTGCTATCTGGGTTGGCATTAATGGAAAAGGCATAAGTCGGTTAGACCCAACGACGTCTCGCTTCACGCACTTCTCAGCCGGAACGAAACCGAACCAACTAAACAGCAACGAAATCCTTACGTTCTACGAAGATAGACAGGGTATTATCTGGTCGGGGACCAACCAGAGCGGGCTGAATCGTTTTGATCCGCAAACAGGCCACTTCTCCTCGATTACAACCGAGAATGGTTTACCCAGCAACCGGGTCGTTGCTATTACCGGCGACAACGCGGGCTTTTTATGGCTGAGTACCAACAAAGGGCTGTGCCGCTATGATCCCCGCACGAAAACGGTTCGAACGTACGATAGCAACGCGGGGCTTCCGAGCAATGAGTTTCTGGAAAACGCGGTTTTCAACGAAGGCAATCGTGTTTATTTCGGTAGTTTGAACGGCCTTGTTTCGTTCAACCCCGACAGTATTCAGGCTAATGATAAATCCTTTCCCGTAACGATCACCGACTTTAAAGTCAAAAATCAAAGCCGGCCCTTACTGGATACGCTTATCCAATTAGACCACGACGAAAACTTTCTGTCGTTTGAGTTTGCCGCCTTGACCTACACCCTTCCCCAACAAAGTCAGTATGCCTATCAGCTCGTTGGCATCGATAAAACGTGGATTCCAAGCGGCACCCGTCATTTTGCTAATTACACGAACCTGTCTCCCGGCGATTATACATTTCGCGTAAAGGCAGCCAGTAATGACGGACTCTGGAGTGCGAACAATGCCGTTGTGCATCTGAGAATTCAATCCCCCTGGTGGGCTACCTACTGGGCTTATGGTTTCTACCTGCTGGCATTCGGCGGAATGATCTGGGCCTACCTCCGTTTTCAGACCGACCGCATTCGTCAACGGCAGGAAATAGCGCTCAGACGATCCGAAGCCGAACAACTTCAAGCAGTTAATGAAATAAAGAATCGATTTTTTGCCAACATCACGCATGAGTTCCGGACGCCCCTGTCGCTTATCATTTCGCCCGTTGAAAAGCTTATACAGGAATCCGCTGTTAATCCATCCACTCGGCAAACCTTGTCGCTGGTGAATCGGAATGCCCAGCACTTGCTACGGCTCATCAATCAGCTGATGGATTTGGCGAAACTCGAAGCTGCGAGTATGCCCGTGACGCTGATGCACGGCGAACTCGACGACTTCGTTCAGCAACTTGTCGATTCATTCGGGCCAGCGGCTGAGCACAAAGCAATTGCCTTGACGTACACGAGCGAACTAAGTTCGTCGCGCCAACAATTTGATGCAGATAAGTGGGAGAAGATAATCGTGAATCTGCTATCAAACGCGGTAAAGTTCACCCCCTCGGGCGGACGCATCACCATCTCGCTAAAGCCCCTTGATGGGGTGATCACCGACGAAAAAACGACGCTACAGCTTGTCGTTTCCGATACGGGTACTGGCATTCCCGCTGAATCGCTCCATCACGTATTCGACCGTTTTTACCAGGTCGATTCATCGCATACCCGCGCTTACGAAGGCACCGGTATTGGGCTGGCGCTGGTTAAAGAACTCATCGAGTTGATGGGCGGTACTATTGCCGTTGACAGCCAGGTGGGCGTGGGAACAACCTTTACTATTCTCCTTCCTGTCGAGTTGGCAACCACGGAGGAGGGTATCGTTTCGCCAAGGCCATCGACCCCGATCCATTCGGTCAGCGATCTTCTTCCTGACCTTATCCCAGGGTCATCCGGGGTCATGCCCGATACGGCTTCTGTTGATGTTTCGTCCGCGCCTTTGCTGCTGCTGGTAGAAGACAACCACGACCTGCGCGAGTTTATGGCTGCGGAACTAGCTACTGCCTACCGGGTAATGAGCGCCCCCAACGGTCAGGAAGGCTGGCAGTTGGTGCAGGCTGAACTTCCCGATGTGGTCATTTCGGACGTAATGATGCCGCTTATGGACGGTTACGAACTTACTCGAAACATCAAAAGTCATCCCGAAACCGACCACATTGCGGTTTTGCTGCTCACCGCTAAATCGTCGCACCCGAGCCGTCTGGAAGGATTGCAGGAAGGAGCCGACGATTATTTAAACAAACCGTTCAATCTGGACGAACTTCGGCTTCGGTTACGTAACCTGATTAGTCGGCAGCAAAAATTAAGTGAACAATACCGGCAGCAGCTGGCGCAACCTGATGCACCGACATTACCCGAAGACACAAAAAACCCGTTTCTCGATCAGATTTACGCCTTGCTGGAAGAACATCTTGGCCTTAGTGACAGCACACTGACCGTCGACTGGCTGGCCGAGAACATGGCGATGAGCCGCAAGACCTTGTACCGCAAGCTGGGTAGCCTGACTGACCTTGCTCCTAACGAACTCATCCGCAATTATCGGCTGCGGAAGGCCGTCGATTTGTTACGAGCCGGCCACAGTGCCAGCGAAACGGCTTATCTGGTAGGCTTCAAAACACCCTCCCATTTCACGACAGTTTTCAAGGAATATTACAAAAAAACGCCCAGTGATTTCTTATCGAATTAG
- a CDS encoding YjbH domain-containing protein translates to MKGRSRVGENARSMASGWLRNALLVALLGLGFAWEGVAQQRNVLLNYENLSVDSTAHRVYYEQRLYRNPLIGMLELAKPLASTGIDEFVPLYQGVPIARYKLASTIGTTVLSKEERKAWAKTHRFDSRRYKLDFRLQPEFVAQFGFREQTVESKTNLLLQSQLYLSRGLVLNWGVLFPIVNKLDNQTLNVRPAPTYLNQFLALDGTNFMSLSAGLFYNDQYGANVQYRHADPTKNWSFGAEASYTGFYYFPQNGFYYGSPEHLMLLADVAYRMPTHDITIKLSGGQYMYQDRGARLDVIRQMGSVEVGFYAQKTVNGGTGGFNFAIPIPPGRIAQTQRLRLRTTEEFRWEYAYSRGYNIGTRYRLGYQLDALLRQYHQRYLQNQYQ, encoded by the coding sequence ATGAAGGGGCGTAGTCGCGTGGGAGAAAATGCACGGAGCATGGCGAGTGGGTGGCTGCGTAACGCGTTGCTGGTGGCACTACTCGGTCTGGGATTCGCTTGGGAAGGTGTTGCGCAACAGCGTAATGTACTGCTGAATTACGAAAACCTGTCGGTTGACAGTACGGCGCATCGGGTGTATTACGAGCAGCGGTTGTACCGCAACCCGCTGATCGGTATGCTGGAACTGGCAAAGCCGCTGGCGTCAACAGGCATTGACGAGTTTGTGCCGCTCTATCAGGGTGTCCCGATAGCTCGGTATAAACTGGCTTCGACGATTGGCACGACCGTTCTTTCGAAGGAGGAACGGAAGGCGTGGGCAAAAACGCATCGGTTTGATAGCCGCCGGTATAAGCTTGACTTTCGGTTGCAGCCTGAGTTTGTGGCTCAATTCGGCTTTCGGGAGCAGACGGTAGAAAGTAAAACCAATCTGCTGTTGCAAAGCCAGTTGTACCTGAGTCGCGGGCTGGTGCTGAACTGGGGCGTTTTGTTTCCAATCGTGAATAAGCTGGACAACCAGACGTTGAACGTGCGACCGGCTCCGACCTATCTGAACCAGTTTCTGGCGTTGGACGGAACGAATTTTATGAGTCTGTCGGCGGGGCTATTTTACAATGACCAGTACGGTGCCAATGTGCAGTACCGTCACGCGGACCCGACAAAAAACTGGTCGTTTGGGGCGGAAGCCAGCTATACGGGCTTTTATTATTTCCCGCAGAATGGCTTCTACTACGGATCGCCGGAGCACCTGATGCTCCTGGCAGATGTGGCTTACCGCATGCCAACGCATGATATAACCATCAAGCTGTCGGGTGGGCAGTACATGTACCAGGACCGGGGGGCGCGACTGGATGTCATTCGGCAGATGGGCAGCGTCGAAGTTGGGTTTTACGCCCAGAAAACGGTGAACGGAGGGACGGGCGGATTCAATTTTGCGATTCCTATTCCGCCCGGACGGATTGCACAAACACAACGGCTACGGCTGCGGACCACCGAAGAGTTTCGCTGGGAGTATGCCTACAGTCGGGGCTATAATATCGGGACGAGGTATCGGCTCGGTTATCAGCTGGATGCGCTGCTTCGGCAGTACCATCAGCGTTATTTACAGAATCAGTATCAGTAG
- a CDS encoding LytTR family DNA-binding domain-containing protein, whose product MKARPGAGVRHKFDIDQVVAITADVNYSYVYFLNGDCLHRSRTLKWYLERWPDLLRIHKNALINVDKISEYSLISGRQPSGYVIMTNNLRLEVSRRNIKQVADYLAQRKQVQ is encoded by the coding sequence ATGAAAGCTCGTCCAGGAGCAGGTGTACGTCATAAATTCGACATTGACCAGGTAGTAGCCATTACCGCCGACGTCAATTATAGTTACGTTTATTTTTTGAATGGCGATTGTTTGCACCGTAGCCGTACCCTCAAATGGTACCTGGAACGATGGCCTGATCTGCTCCGCATTCACAAAAACGCACTTATCAACGTCGATAAAATTTCCGAATATAGCCTCATAAGTGGCAGACAACCATCCGGTTACGTAATTATGACAAACAATTTACGTTTAGAAGTTTCTCGTCGGAATATTAAACAAGTTGCCGATTATCTCGCGCAGCGCAAGCAAGTGCAATAG
- a CDS encoding polysaccharide biosynthesis/export family protein, producing the protein MNLRKMRAQAVYLVIGLCACLSSCISSKELALYQSDAAGKDTIALAPRYIPTIKAGDVLSVQVSSLSPEATAFFNPYATITMAERANGPQTTTPTTPLPYTPGYLVNEEGKIELPLIGPQIVLGLTNTQAAAQIRQKLLEYLKEPTVNVRNLNFQIAISGEVARPSLFSIPNEQISLPAALGLAGDITIYGRRDNVLIIREENGQRTFNRVDLTKRDMFKSPYYYLRPNDVVYVEPGKARVANADRTYQTLPIILSALSFIAIIASRF; encoded by the coding sequence ATGAATTTGCGCAAAATGCGGGCACAGGCGGTTTATTTGGTTATTGGTTTGTGTGCGTGCTTATCCAGTTGCATTTCCAGTAAAGAACTAGCGTTGTATCAGTCGGATGCGGCTGGGAAAGATACCATTGCGTTGGCTCCCCGCTACATACCGACCATTAAAGCCGGTGATGTGCTGTCGGTGCAGGTAAGCAGCCTGAGTCCCGAAGCGACGGCCTTCTTTAACCCCTACGCAACAATCACAATGGCGGAGCGGGCTAACGGGCCACAGACGACAACGCCAACGACGCCCTTGCCGTATACACCGGGTTATCTGGTGAACGAAGAAGGAAAGATCGAATTGCCGCTGATCGGTCCGCAAATCGTTCTGGGGTTGACCAACACCCAGGCCGCAGCGCAGATTCGGCAGAAACTACTTGAGTATCTTAAAGAACCGACCGTGAACGTGCGCAACCTGAATTTTCAGATTGCCATATCGGGCGAGGTAGCGCGTCCGTCGCTTTTTTCGATTCCGAACGAGCAAATTTCGTTGCCCGCTGCCCTGGGTCTGGCCGGTGATATCACCATCTACGGTCGTCGGGACAACGTGCTGATCATTCGCGAAGAAAACGGACAGCGGACGTTCAACCGCGTTGATCTGACCAAACGGGATATGTTTAAGTCGCCTTACTATTACCTGCGTCCCAACGACGTGGTGTACGTTGAACCCGGTAAAGCACGCGTTGCCAACGCCGACCGGACGTACCAGACCTTACCGATTATTCTGAGTGCTCTATCCTTTATAGCCATTATTGCTAGCCGTTTTTAA
- a CDS encoding alpha/beta fold hydrolase → MPLLRFETKSGLEEPGLKKHGFFVTAEAVGNPANQPVLLLHGGGQTRHSWGDSAHVLADAGWYAIALDARGHGDSDWSPEAHYTLDDLAHDLRAVIAQLDRKPALVGASMGGMIALIAEGERPAGSDSLCTAIVLVDIAPRAEQKGIERIFSFMSRNLDGFASLDEAADAVASYLPNRARPSDHSRLEKNLRFRQGRYYWHWDPKMLALWQRNSAPDQQLQHEERLYRAARSLTVPTLIVRGGISDVVSENVMAEFLDAVPHAQSISVAQAGHMVAGDSNHAFTRAVIDFLTNNVPPGQTK, encoded by the coding sequence ATGCCACTTCTCAGATTCGAAACCAAGTCCGGCTTGGAAGAGCCGGGCTTGAAGAAGCACGGCTTTTTCGTAACAGCTGAAGCAGTCGGAAACCCTGCGAACCAGCCGGTGTTACTGCTACACGGTGGTGGGCAAACACGTCATTCGTGGGGCGATTCTGCACACGTTTTGGCCGACGCGGGCTGGTACGCCATCGCCCTCGACGCTCGCGGGCATGGCGACAGCGATTGGTCTCCCGAAGCGCATTACACCCTTGATGATCTGGCTCATGATTTGCGAGCGGTGATTGCTCAGCTTGATCGGAAGCCCGCTCTTGTCGGCGCATCCATGGGCGGCATGATCGCACTGATTGCTGAAGGAGAGCGGCCCGCCGGAAGTGATTCCCTGTGCACGGCCATTGTGCTTGTCGATATCGCTCCCCGTGCTGAGCAAAAAGGAATTGAGCGCATTTTTTCGTTCATGAGCCGCAATCTGGATGGATTTGCTAGTCTGGACGAAGCCGCCGACGCTGTCGCTTCGTATCTACCCAACCGAGCCCGCCCGTCGGATCACAGCCGATTGGAGAAAAATCTCCGTTTTCGGCAGGGACGCTATTACTGGCATTGGGACCCGAAGATGCTGGCGTTATGGCAACGCAATTCGGCTCCTGACCAACAGTTACAACACGAAGAACGGCTTTATCGGGCAGCCCGCTCGCTGACTGTACCGACGCTGATTGTGCGCGGAGGCATCAGCGATGTGGTGAGCGAAAACGTGATGGCCGAATTTCTGGACGCAGTTCCTCACGCACAGAGCATCAGCGTCGCTCAGGCAGGCCACATGGTTGCCGGTGACTCAAACCATGCCTTTACGCGAGCCGTAATCGACTTTTTAACGAATAACGTACCACCCGGCCAAACGAAGTAG
- a CDS encoding YjbH domain-containing protein, translating to MQRRRTSKKVFMVGLMLLCGMYFTRLWAQVNVSGKSGLIYIPTAEVQEDGTFSAGYAYNPKNYAFRFYKKNSESIAFVNLAFLPRFEVNINLLNPNGPIPFMGKGIGDRQIDLKYVVLTEKAKRPSVAVILSAPFGIDNSLITNAVVATKHLTLTKSITAAVTVGVGSPYSIYRAEVKNSQNSDILSGFTLTDKRDKPYYYLAGPIGGVKFDFAKKGGVMVEWDSQHLNVGAYALLFKHWTVQAGLLNGDQLTLGTSCAFNVLRLPKRLRKNEGA from the coding sequence GTGCAGCGCCGTAGGACCAGTAAAAAGGTTTTTATGGTTGGGCTGATGCTGCTTTGCGGTATGTATTTCACGCGGCTCTGGGCGCAGGTAAACGTTTCCGGTAAATCGGGATTGATTTACATTCCAACGGCTGAAGTACAGGAGGACGGGACGTTTTCTGCGGGCTATGCGTATAACCCGAAAAACTATGCTTTCCGCTTCTACAAAAAGAATTCGGAAAGTATCGCGTTCGTCAATCTGGCTTTCCTGCCCCGGTTTGAAGTCAATATCAATCTGTTGAATCCGAACGGGCCTATACCATTCATGGGTAAAGGCATCGGAGATCGTCAGATTGATCTGAAATACGTGGTGCTGACCGAAAAAGCGAAGCGTCCATCGGTTGCGGTTATTCTTTCGGCACCTTTCGGAATTGACAACTCGCTGATCACGAACGCAGTCGTTGCTACCAAGCACCTAACTCTGACCAAGTCGATCACGGCTGCGGTAACAGTCGGTGTGGGTAGTCCCTATTCGATTTATCGGGCCGAGGTAAAGAATAGTCAGAACTCGGATATTCTGTCTGGTTTTACCCTGACCGATAAACGGGATAAACCTTACTACTACCTGGCTGGACCCATTGGTGGCGTGAAATTCGACTTCGCCAAAAAGGGGGGAGTCATGGTAGAATGGGACTCGCAACACCTGAACGTGGGTGCTTATGCCTTGCTGTTCAAGCATTGGACCGTGCAGGCGGGTTTGCTAAATGGCGATCAGCTTACGCTGGGAACGTCCTGCGCGTTCAACGTACTTCGGTTACCTAAACGACTCAGGAAAAATGAAGGGGCGTAG